A genomic window from Brevibacillus agri includes:
- a CDS encoding DUF1292 domain-containing protein yields MTEDSKDLELGDIITLDDENGEPLGDFEVVAMFDLNGKEYIALTEALEDEEAEEELDEEVDIFVFQIDGGEMVPLEEDEESAVYAKLNEVLEGIELIDKGE; encoded by the coding sequence TTGACAGAAGATAGCAAAGACCTCGAATTGGGCGATATCATTACGCTGGACGATGAAAACGGTGAACCGTTGGGTGATTTTGAAGTAGTGGCGATGTTCGACCTGAACGGTAAAGAATATATTGCCTTGACGGAAGCGCTCGAAGACGAGGAGGCCGAAGAAGAGCTGGATGAAGAAGTAGACATCTTCGTATTCCAGATCGACGGCGGCGAAATGGTTCCATTGGAAGAAGACGAAGAAAGCGCTGTGTACGCGAAGCTGAACGAGGTTCTGGAAGGCATTGAACTGATCGACAAAGGCGAATAA
- a CDS encoding general stress protein, with translation MISATKPFVKFHRYDQELVSDIQALNSSGYHKDDIWVLKWNPDKNHSNQRDNFYKYSTHFESAVGDIDSKAHFFDNGGEELRTRLEKLGLTKDECSALVRELQETDYTCLLVVRDLKDNIIKMND, from the coding sequence TTGATAAGTGCGACCAAGCCGTTTGTCAAGTTTCATCGGTACGATCAGGAGCTGGTTTCGGACATTCAGGCGTTGAACTCGTCCGGCTATCATAAGGATGACATTTGGGTGTTGAAGTGGAATCCCGATAAAAACCACTCGAATCAACGCGACAATTTTTATAAATACAGTACGCATTTTGAAAGTGCTGTAGGCGACATCGACAGCAAAGCCCACTTCTTCGACAACGGCGGCGAGGAGCTGCGCACCCGGCTCGAAAAGCTCGGGTTGACCAAGGATGAATGCTCCGCGCTGGTCAGGGAGCTGCAAGAAACGGACTACACCTGCCTTTTGGTCGTCCGCGACCTGAAAGACAACATCATCAAAATGAACGACTGA
- a CDS encoding PAS domain S-box protein, with protein sequence MLRAQGVEAGVLSPKEEWFHIIQNVHNHIFTFIRNEQDEFVLDLSEGKLAYEFGVDTEKLKGMRAEDILRQYGIESIMPYYQLAFAGQTIEYELAFGERYFSSVLTPICRNGIVTEIIGSATEITEYKQMKQQMQEAEELYRSLVEDTLVGVYIAYVDEPGFVYVNPRLGDIFGYSQEELVKMTASDLVIEEERDIVRTHQERRINGDRSNIHYQFRGLCKNGNRIDVEVLQKTSTYKQKPAVIGIVQDITERKQAEELVRKSELLSVIGQMAAGVAHEIRNPLTSLKGFVQLLRAHSGGKDEYYRIMLSELDRIEFIISEFLVLAKPQVVFQRKREMQPLLEQIVMIADTHAIMYNVQILTSYADNLPAIVCEENQLKQVFLNLLKNAVEAMPNGGVVTVSASVEDGMMLIAFTDQGCGIAEEQLLKLGEPFFTTKPNGTGLGLMVSYKIIANHGGTISVCSKEETGTTFEIRLPVR encoded by the coding sequence TTGTTGCGTGCACAAGGCGTCGAGGCTGGGGTGCTTTCACCCAAAGAGGAATGGTTCCACATTATTCAAAACGTACATAATCATATTTTTACCTTTATCCGGAATGAACAAGACGAATTTGTCCTGGATCTGTCGGAAGGCAAGCTCGCGTATGAGTTTGGCGTTGACACGGAAAAATTAAAAGGAATGCGCGCAGAAGATATTTTACGCCAGTACGGGATCGAATCGATCATGCCTTACTACCAGCTCGCTTTCGCTGGACAGACGATCGAATACGAGCTTGCGTTTGGTGAACGCTACTTTTCCTCCGTCCTGACGCCGATTTGCCGCAATGGCATCGTCACTGAAATCATAGGCTCTGCCACAGAGATTACGGAATACAAGCAGATGAAGCAGCAGATGCAGGAGGCAGAAGAGCTGTACCGCAGTCTGGTCGAGGATACACTGGTCGGCGTCTACATCGCGTATGTGGACGAGCCGGGGTTTGTTTACGTCAACCCGAGGCTCGGCGATATTTTCGGCTACAGTCAGGAAGAACTGGTGAAAATGACCGCTTCCGACCTCGTCATCGAGGAAGAGCGGGACATTGTTCGCACGCATCAGGAGCGCAGAATCAACGGGGATCGCTCGAACATTCACTACCAGTTTCGCGGTCTGTGCAAAAACGGCAATCGGATTGATGTCGAGGTGCTGCAAAAAACGAGCACGTACAAGCAAAAGCCGGCTGTGATCGGGATTGTGCAAGATATTACCGAGCGTAAACAGGCAGAAGAGCTGGTGCGCAAGTCCGAGCTGCTGTCGGTGATCGGGCAGATGGCCGCGGGGGTGGCCCACGAGATTCGCAATCCGCTGACGTCGCTGAAAGGGTTTGTCCAACTGCTCCGGGCGCACTCCGGCGGCAAGGACGAGTATTACCGGATCATGTTGTCCGAGCTGGATCGGATCGAATTTATCATCAGCGAATTTCTCGTGCTCGCCAAGCCGCAGGTCGTATTCCAGCGGAAAAGGGAGATGCAGCCGCTCCTGGAGCAGATCGTCATGATTGCCGACACGCATGCGATCATGTACAACGTCCAGATACTCACCAGCTACGCCGACAATCTGCCTGCCATCGTCTGCGAGGAAAACCAGTTGAAGCAAGTGTTTCTCAATTTGTTGAAAAATGCAGTGGAAGCGATGCCGAATGGCGGGGTCGTGACCGTGTCGGCGAGTGTCGAGGACGGGATGATGCTGATTGCCTTTACCGACCAAGGCTGCGGCATCGCCGAGGAACAACTGCTGAAACTGGGCGAGCCATTTTTCACCACGAAGCCGAACGGGACGGGACTCGGGCTTATGGTCAGCTACAAAATCATCGCCAATCACGGCGGGACGATTTCTGTGTGCAGCAAGGAAGAGACAGGGACGACTTTCGAAATCAGATTGCCGGTGCGATAG